A DNA window from Massilia putida contains the following coding sequences:
- a CDS encoding FeoA family protein, protein MTLAPTLTTLDSLKAGQSGTVIHLAPNAVGSRDGGIDVSRRLMELGFVPGERIRMLKRGLPGGPLAVKVGQSTFALRRFEAALVSIQPE, encoded by the coding sequence ATGACTCTTGCACCCACCCTGACCACGCTCGACAGCCTCAAGGCCGGCCAGAGCGGCACCGTGATCCACCTCGCGCCGAACGCGGTCGGCAGCCGCGACGGCGGCATCGACGTGTCGCGCCGCCTGATGGAACTGGGTTTCGTGCCGGGCGAGCGCATCCGCATGCTCAAGCGCGGCCTGCCCGGCGGTCCGCTGGCGGTGAAGGTCGGCCAGTCGACGTTCGCCCTGCGCCGTTTCGAGGCGGCGCTGGTCTCGATCCAGCCGGAGTGA
- a CDS encoding DUF6587 family protein codes for MIQYLIVAVIVAFAALYAAAKYLPKAWREKLVYKLSGGTGRGRIVKWLGTDSSCGSGCDTCGTCETTPLPETDAKGRKVIQVHVRH; via the coding sequence GTGATCCAGTACCTGATCGTCGCCGTCATCGTCGCCTTCGCCGCGCTGTATGCGGCGGCCAAATACCTGCCCAAGGCGTGGCGCGAGAAGCTCGTCTACAAGCTGTCGGGCGGCACCGGCCGTGGCCGGATCGTGAAATGGCTCGGCACCGATTCGAGCTGCGGCAGCGGGTGCGATACGTGCGGCACGTGCGAGACGACGCCGCTGCCCGAGACCGATGCGAAGGGCCGCAAGGTCATCCAGGTTCACGTACGGCACTAG
- a CDS encoding glutathione S-transferase family protein — protein sequence MKLIGSVTSAYVRKARVVLAEKKLDYQFELENVWAPETNIASSNPLGKVPCLVMEDGSTMYDSRVIAEYLDTLTPVCKLLPANSRDRANVKVWEALADGVLDAAVLAFLERTWRPAEQQSQAWFDRQMGKVHAGIKVMSENLGEQPFCMGIHYTLADVAVGCTLGWLAFRFPDIAWRDTYPNLARLFDKLSERPSFKDTVPFLPK from the coding sequence ATGAAACTCATCGGTTCCGTCACCAGTGCCTATGTGCGCAAGGCGCGCGTCGTGTTGGCAGAAAAAAAGCTCGACTATCAGTTCGAGCTGGAAAACGTCTGGGCACCGGAAACGAACATCGCGTCGTCGAACCCGCTCGGCAAAGTCCCTTGCCTCGTGATGGAAGACGGCAGCACGATGTACGATTCGCGCGTGATCGCCGAATACCTCGACACGCTGACCCCCGTGTGCAAGCTGCTGCCCGCGAACAGCCGCGACCGCGCCAACGTCAAGGTGTGGGAAGCGCTGGCGGACGGCGTGCTGGATGCGGCCGTGCTGGCGTTCCTGGAACGCACGTGGCGTCCGGCCGAGCAGCAGAGCCAGGCCTGGTTCGACCGCCAGATGGGCAAGGTGCACGCCGGCATCAAAGTGATGTCCGAGAACCTCGGCGAGCAACCGTTCTGCATGGGGATCCATTACACGCTGGCCGACGTCGCCGTCGGCTGCACGCTGGGCTGGCTGGCGTTCCGCTTCCCGGACATCGCCTGGCGCGACACCTACCCGAACCTGGCGCGCCTGTTCGACAAGCTGTCCGAACGCCCGTCGTTCAAGGACACCGTGCCGTTCCTGCCGAAGTGA
- a CDS encoding DUF72 domain-containing protein translates to MGAIYIGISGWRYEPWRGVFYPPGLAQSRELDYASRFLPTIEINGSFYSLQRPSSYAAWYDATPPGFVFAVKGNRFLTHMLKLRGIGTPLANVLASGVFALREKLGPFLWQFPPQLRFDADKVEHFLSLLPHDTGRALDIARGHDEKLAGRALLEIDAVRPLRHAVEVRHESFRDPAFSALLRKHNVALVVADTAGKWPDFDEVTADFVYMRLHGEHELYASGYEDESLARWAARIRAWAENGDVYCYFDNDIKVRAPFDAKRLMEMVGADWKPAV, encoded by the coding sequence ATGGGCGCAATCTACATCGGCATCTCGGGCTGGCGTTACGAACCATGGCGCGGGGTGTTCTACCCGCCCGGCCTCGCGCAGTCGCGCGAGCTCGATTACGCATCGCGCTTCCTGCCCACCATCGAGATCAACGGTTCCTTCTATTCGCTGCAGCGCCCGTCCAGCTATGCGGCGTGGTACGACGCGACGCCGCCCGGCTTCGTGTTCGCCGTGAAGGGCAACCGCTTCCTCACCCACATGCTCAAACTGCGCGGCATCGGGACGCCGCTCGCCAACGTGCTCGCCTCGGGCGTGTTCGCGCTGCGCGAGAAGCTCGGACCCTTCCTGTGGCAGTTCCCGCCGCAGCTGCGCTTCGACGCGGACAAGGTCGAGCATTTCCTGTCCCTGCTGCCGCACGACACGGGCCGCGCACTCGATATCGCGCGCGGTCACGACGAGAAGCTTGCGGGCCGCGCGCTGCTGGAGATCGACGCCGTGCGCCCGCTGCGCCACGCCGTCGAAGTGCGCCACGAGAGCTTCCGCGATCCCGCCTTCAGTGCGCTGCTGCGCAAGCATAATGTGGCGCTGGTCGTCGCCGACACGGCCGGCAAGTGGCCCGACTTCGACGAGGTGACGGCGGACTTCGTCTACATGCGCCTGCACGGCGAGCACGAGCTGTATGCGAGCGGCTACGAGGACGAATCGCTGGCACGCTGGGCCGCGCGCATCCGCGCGTGGGCGGAGAATGGGGATGTGTACTGCTACTTCGACAACGACATCAAGGTGAGAGCGCCGTTCGATGCGAAGCGGTTGATGGAGATGGTGGGCGCGGATTGGAAACCGGCGGTCTGA
- a CDS encoding methyl-accepting chemotaxis protein, with protein MTFRHLAIRAKLMLSMGVCLLVFIAISSTLSISMTGSHMRERVVGSELPAQISAIRNDIQRQIAEPAAISQTLAHNTFLEAWEDAGNPDDGLAAWTTQAKRLREANRAATVFWVSDSTSKYFTEKGLDRMIDKASAKDAWFKAFLDSNKTYTLDLDKDAGSDVYMLFINTRVQTPNGKLAIAGLGLSADALANSIRSYRLGKSGFVYLVNKDGVLMVHRDRSLLDGHHTLDKLPGFTPDLARSLLGKQAFASAHYDAPAGRQFVASSFVPELGLYVVAEVPEAEVLGNIGQTAAVSAIIAALVGGAVGLAAIWFVSGAISAPVMGAAGMLGEIADGEGDLSRRLQADGEDEVGKLAQAFNRFVGSLSGTIGKVRDSSHVIADASAEIARGNLDLSARTEAQASSIEETAAAMEELTTTVRNNAEHAIEANRLVSETAQSAEKGGAVVAEVVRTMGAITESSRKISEIIGVIDGIAFQTNILALNAAVEAARAGEQGRGFAVVAGEVRTLAQRSAAASKEIRQLILDSVAKVDAGSALADGAGQAMEAIVGSVRRAEVLMRDIASSSQEQSLGITQVNQAIAQMDDATQQNAALVEEAAAAAAALQEQARELDAIVGTFKLASGPAAAVPALAAPNRKRLAA; from the coding sequence ATGACATTCCGCCATCTCGCCATCCGCGCCAAGCTCATGCTCAGCATGGGCGTGTGTCTGCTCGTATTCATCGCCATCTCGTCCACGCTGTCGATTTCGATGACCGGTTCGCACATGCGCGAGCGCGTCGTCGGCAGCGAATTGCCGGCCCAGATCAGCGCCATCCGCAACGACATCCAGCGCCAGATCGCCGAACCCGCCGCGATCTCGCAGACGCTGGCGCACAACACGTTCCTGGAGGCGTGGGAAGACGCCGGCAATCCGGACGACGGCCTGGCGGCCTGGACGACGCAGGCCAAGCGCCTGCGTGAAGCCAACCGCGCGGCCACCGTGTTCTGGGTGTCGGACAGCACCTCGAAATACTTTACCGAAAAGGGTCTCGACCGCATGATCGACAAGGCATCCGCCAAGGACGCCTGGTTCAAGGCCTTCCTCGACAGCAATAAGACATACACGCTCGATCTGGACAAGGACGCCGGTTCCGATGTCTACATGCTGTTCATTAACACGCGCGTGCAGACGCCGAACGGCAAACTGGCCATCGCCGGCCTGGGCCTCTCCGCCGACGCGCTGGCGAACAGCATCCGCAGCTACCGGCTGGGCAAATCCGGCTTCGTCTACCTGGTGAACAAGGACGGCGTGCTGATGGTCCACCGCGACCGCAGCCTGCTCGACGGCCATCACACCCTCGACAAGCTGCCCGGCTTCACGCCCGATCTGGCGCGTTCGCTGCTGGGCAAGCAGGCGTTCGCGTCGGCGCACTACGACGCGCCGGCGGGCCGCCAGTTCGTCGCCTCGTCGTTCGTGCCGGAGCTGGGCCTGTACGTCGTGGCCGAAGTGCCGGAAGCCGAAGTGCTGGGCAATATCGGCCAGACGGCGGCGGTGTCCGCCATCATCGCGGCCCTCGTCGGCGGCGCGGTGGGTCTCGCGGCGATCTGGTTCGTGTCCGGCGCTATTTCGGCTCCCGTGATGGGCGCGGCCGGCATGCTGGGCGAAATCGCCGACGGCGAAGGCGACCTCAGCCGCCGTCTGCAAGCCGATGGCGAGGATGAAGTCGGCAAGCTGGCGCAGGCGTTCAACCGCTTCGTCGGCTCGCTCAGCGGCACGATCGGCAAGGTACGCGACAGCAGCCACGTGATCGCGGACGCCTCCGCGGAAATCGCACGCGGCAATCTGGACCTGTCCGCGCGCACGGAAGCGCAGGCGTCGAGCATCGAAGAGACGGCGGCCGCGATGGAAGAACTGACGACCACCGTGCGCAACAACGCCGAGCACGCGATCGAAGCGAACCGCCTCGTGTCCGAGACGGCGCAGTCGGCCGAAAAAGGCGGCGCCGTCGTGGCGGAAGTCGTGCGCACGATGGGTGCCATCACGGAAAGCTCGCGCAAGATTTCCGAGATCATCGGCGTCATCGACGGCATCGCCTTCCAGACCAATATCCTCGCGCTCAACGCGGCCGTGGAAGCGGCCCGTGCGGGCGAACAAGGCCGCGGCTTCGCGGTCGTCGCCGGCGAGGTGCGCACGCTGGCGCAACGGTCGGCCGCGGCATCGAAAGAGATCCGCCAGCTGATCCTGGATTCCGTCGCCAAGGTCGACGCCGGCAGCGCGCTGGCCGATGGCGCCGGCCAGGCGATGGAAGCGATCGTCGGCTCGGTGCGCCGCGCGGAGGTCCTCATGCGCGACATCGCCTCGTCGAGCCAGGAGCAGAGCCTGGGCATCACCCAGGTCAACCAGGCCATCGCGCAGATGGACGACGCGACCCAGCAGAACGCGGCCCTCGTCGAGGAAGCCGCCGCCGCCGCCGCCGCCCTGCAGGAACAGGCGCGCGAACTGGATGCCATCGTCGGCACGTTCAAGCTGGCAAGCGGCCCCGCGGCAGCGGTGCCGGCCCTCGCCGCGCCGAACCGCAAGCGCCTGGCGGCATAA
- a CDS encoding (2Fe-2S)-binding protein, whose product MIVCVCNNISDREIRQAVDLGLTSMADLYKELGVGTCCGKCVSYAREVMHEHLESKTTVTELRRTPHDGLAA is encoded by the coding sequence ATGATCGTCTGCGTCTGCAATAACATTTCCGACCGCGAAATCCGCCAGGCGGTCGACCTCGGCCTGACCTCGATGGCCGACCTGTACAAAGAACTGGGCGTCGGCACCTGCTGCGGCAAATGCGTCAGCTATGCGCGCGAAGTGATGCACGAGCATCTGGAAAGCAAGACCACCGTCACCGAGCTGCGCCGCACGCCGCACGACGGTCTCGCCGCCTGA
- a CDS encoding PepSY-associated TM helix domain-containing protein, producing the protein MPVIPFRPPRAPFTVQPPPQPSRRAMIVKWLRKTHGWIGLWGAVLGLLFGSTGILLNHRAVMKIPAVEAQESTVQVPLPNPAPASPQALAGWLKRSLRLEPEPGRVKAEAARPVAWGDKALIQPARWSASFTSPSGNVQAEYWVGNSYVTVKRADNNVFGTLVNLHKGVGMSAGWILLVDTLAGSIILLSLSGVVLWTLTNRRRTVGIVIGAVSLLAAGGLALAAI; encoded by the coding sequence ATGCCCGTAATCCCGTTCCGACCACCCAGAGCGCCCTTTACGGTCCAGCCTCCTCCCCAACCTTCGCGCCGCGCCATGATCGTCAAGTGGCTGCGCAAGACGCATGGCTGGATCGGCCTCTGGGGCGCAGTGCTCGGGCTGCTGTTCGGCAGCACCGGCATCCTCCTCAACCACCGGGCCGTGATGAAAATTCCCGCCGTCGAGGCGCAGGAGTCCACGGTCCAGGTTCCCCTGCCAAATCCGGCGCCGGCCAGTCCGCAGGCGCTGGCCGGCTGGCTCAAGCGTTCATTGCGATTGGAGCCGGAACCGGGACGCGTAAAAGCCGAGGCCGCGCGGCCCGTCGCGTGGGGCGACAAGGCCCTGATCCAGCCGGCGCGCTGGAGCGCCAGTTTTACTTCGCCATCGGGCAATGTCCAGGCCGAATATTGGGTCGGCAACAGCTATGTCACCGTCAAGCGCGCCGACAATAATGTCTTTGGCACCCTCGTCAACCTGCACAAGGGCGTGGGCATGAGCGCCGGGTGGATCCTGCTCGTGGACACGCTCGCGGGTTCCATCATCCTGCTGTCGCTGTCCGGCGTCGTGCTGTGGACGCTCACCAACCGGCGCCGCACGGTCGGCATCGTGATCGGGGCCGTGTCGCTGCTGGCGGCGGGCGGCCTGGCGCTGGCGGCGATCTGA
- a CDS encoding CocE/NonD family hydrolase, translating into MSRHCLPSLSALSLVLAAAFATGAQAQTAPMAPDIPADKFTTTVPNADYVKQDVMIPMRDGVKLHTVIVIPKSVMTGKAPIMLTRTPYNASGRASRMKSPHLASILGDGDDAFIENGYIRVFQDVRGKYGSEGDYVMTRPVRGPLNNTPVDHSTDAYDTIDWLIKNIPQSNGKVGMVGSSYEGFTVLMALVEPHPALKAAVPMSPMVDGWRGDDWFHNGAFRNPNLAYIASQNAARGEGEKIVTGIYDDYEAYLRAGSTSDFAHIYGLDQLNFTKKLFEHPAYDSYWQEQALDKILAKRPLSVPTMTVVGRWDQEDIYGAYATYAAVEPQDKTNKLNSLVVGPWRHSGVNYEGSTLGVLKFTGDTAREFRHDVMLPFFNQYLKDGAPAFDTPPVWSYQTGVNRWRRLEQWPLVPASTPLYLKPGFGLAFEKAEGKADKTAAFDEYVSDPAKPVPFVPRPVHMGDGNVWKPWLVTDQRSYSDRPDVLTYTSAPLTAPLQLAGQPMVDLFASTSGTDSDWVVKLIDVYPDEVAAQPELGGYELPIAMDIFRGRYYQGLDKPAAIPANKAERYRFALPNVDHVFLPGHRIMVQIQSSWFPLYDRNPQTFVPNIFYAKPGDYRKATQRVYHAPGLESAIELPVVQMTK; encoded by the coding sequence ATGTCGCGTCACTGCCTGCCGTCCCTGTCCGCCCTTTCCCTCGTGCTTGCCGCCGCCTTCGCCACTGGCGCACAGGCCCAGACCGCGCCGATGGCGCCGGACATCCCGGCCGACAAGTTCACCACGACGGTCCCGAACGCCGACTACGTCAAGCAGGACGTGATGATCCCGATGCGCGACGGCGTCAAGCTGCACACCGTGATCGTGATCCCGAAGAGCGTCATGACGGGCAAGGCGCCGATCATGCTGACGCGCACGCCCTATAACGCCTCCGGCCGCGCGAGCCGCATGAAGAGCCCGCACCTGGCGTCCATCCTGGGCGACGGCGACGATGCCTTCATCGAGAACGGCTACATCCGCGTGTTCCAGGACGTGCGCGGTAAATACGGCTCGGAAGGCGACTACGTGATGACGCGCCCCGTGCGCGGCCCGCTGAACAACACGCCGGTCGACCACAGCACGGATGCCTACGACACGATCGATTGGCTCATCAAAAACATACCGCAATCGAACGGCAAGGTGGGCATGGTCGGCTCGTCCTACGAAGGTTTTACGGTGCTGATGGCCCTCGTGGAACCGCACCCGGCGCTGAAGGCGGCCGTGCCGATGAGCCCCATGGTCGACGGCTGGCGCGGCGACGACTGGTTCCACAACGGCGCTTTCCGCAACCCGAACCTCGCGTACATCGCCAGCCAGAACGCGGCGCGCGGCGAAGGCGAGAAAATCGTCACCGGCATCTACGACGATTACGAGGCTTACCTGCGCGCGGGATCGACCTCGGACTTCGCCCACATCTATGGCCTCGACCAGCTGAACTTCACGAAAAAACTGTTCGAGCATCCGGCCTACGACAGCTACTGGCAGGAGCAGGCGCTCGATAAGATCCTGGCCAAACGTCCCTTGAGCGTGCCCACGATGACCGTCGTCGGCCGCTGGGACCAGGAAGACATCTACGGCGCCTACGCGACCTACGCGGCCGTCGAACCGCAGGACAAGACGAACAAGCTGAATTCCCTGGTCGTCGGCCCGTGGCGCCACAGCGGCGTCAATTACGAAGGCTCGACGCTGGGCGTGCTGAAGTTCACGGGCGACACGGCCCGCGAATTCCGCCACGACGTCATGCTCCCGTTCTTCAACCAATACCTCAAGGATGGCGCGCCCGCGTTCGACACGCCGCCCGTGTGGTCGTACCAGACCGGCGTGAACCGCTGGCGCCGCCTGGAGCAGTGGCCGCTCGTGCCGGCATCCACGCCGCTGTACCTGAAGCCGGGCTTCGGCCTCGCGTTCGAGAAGGCCGAGGGCAAGGCCGACAAGACGGCCGCGTTCGACGAATACGTGTCCGATCCGGCCAAGCCGGTGCCGTTCGTGCCCCGTCCCGTGCACATGGGCGACGGCAATGTCTGGAAGCCGTGGCTCGTGACCGACCAGCGCAGCTACTCGGACCGTCCGGACGTGCTGACCTACACGAGCGCCCCGCTCACGGCGCCGCTGCAGCTGGCCGGCCAGCCGATGGTCGACCTGTTCGCGTCGACATCGGGCACGGACAGCGACTGGGTCGTCAAGCTGATCGACGTGTACCCGGACGAAGTGGCGGCGCAGCCGGAGCTGGGCGGCTACGAGCTGCCGATCGCGATGGACATCTTCCGCGGCCGCTACTACCAGGGCCTGGACAAGCCGGCCGCGATCCCCGCGAACAAGGCCGAGCGCTACCGCTTCGCCCTGCCCAACGTCGACCACGTGTTCCTGCCGGGCCACCGCATCATGGTGCAGATCCAGTCCAGCTGGTTCCCGCTGTACGACCGCAACCCGCAGACCTTCGTGCCGAACATCTTCTACGCCAAGCCGGGCGATTACCGCAAGGCGACGCAGCGCGTCTATCACGCGCCGGGACTGGAGAGCGCGATCGAACTGCCGGTGGTGCAGATGACGAAGTAA
- the feoB gene encoding ferrous iron transporter B translates to MGAVDQQVQAAAKAPLIALLGNPNCGKTALFNRLTGARQKVANYAGVTIERKEGSFMLPGGRPLRVLDLPGAYSLNAHTPDEAITRDVVAGLRAGEQTPDAVVCVVNATNLRLNLRLVLEIKRLGLPMVLALNMVDVAKKRGIEIDTARLAQELGMPVIETVAVQAGGEKGLLKALEVMPFDTHVTPNPLSAIDAVPVEETQREVRRIIDATVSFDKDTGNLSEQIDHVVLHPVIGPVILAATMFLIFQAVFSWANVPMDLIKNAVDALGHWVGNALPDGPLRGLIVDGVFGGAGSVLVYLPQILILFFFILVLEDCGYLPRAAFLLDRMMGGVGLSGRAFIPLLSSFACAIPGVMAARTIQNPRDRLVTIMIAPLMTCSARLPVYALVIAAFIPHRELGGGINLQGLVLFLLYAAGIVSAMGVAYFFKRTVGAKGHQPLMLELPAYHWPHLHNLVLGLWERARIFVTRVGTVILTLMILVWFLSSFPGAPEGATHPPIYYSIAGMLGRALAVVFEPIGFGWQICIALVPGMAAREVAVGALGTVYALSTTGDDVASSLTPIIAASWTLPTALSLLAWYVFAPQCLSTLSVVRRETGSVRYALLMAGYMFALAYTASFLTFHIARAVLGS, encoded by the coding sequence ATGGGAGCAGTAGATCAGCAGGTCCAGGCGGCCGCCAAAGCGCCGCTCATCGCCCTGCTGGGTAATCCGAACTGCGGCAAGACCGCCCTGTTCAACCGCCTTACCGGCGCGCGCCAGAAGGTCGCGAACTATGCCGGCGTCACCATCGAGCGCAAGGAAGGCAGTTTCATGCTGCCGGGCGGCCGTCCGCTGCGCGTGCTCGACCTGCCCGGCGCCTACAGCCTGAACGCCCATACGCCCGACGAAGCGATCACGCGCGACGTCGTCGCCGGCCTGCGCGCCGGCGAGCAGACGCCGGATGCCGTCGTCTGCGTCGTCAACGCCACCAACCTGCGCCTGAACCTGCGCCTCGTGCTGGAGATCAAGCGCCTCGGCCTGCCGATGGTGCTGGCGCTGAACATGGTCGACGTCGCGAAAAAGCGCGGCATCGAGATCGACACGGCGCGCCTGGCGCAGGAACTCGGCATGCCCGTCATCGAGACCGTCGCCGTGCAGGCCGGCGGCGAGAAGGGCCTGCTCAAGGCGCTGGAAGTGATGCCGTTCGATACGCATGTGACACCGAACCCGCTGTCCGCCATCGACGCCGTCCCCGTCGAGGAGACGCAGCGCGAAGTGCGCCGCATCATCGACGCGACGGTCAGCTTCGACAAGGACACCGGCAACCTGAGCGAGCAGATCGACCACGTCGTGCTGCATCCGGTGATCGGCCCGGTCATCCTGGCGGCCACGATGTTCCTGATTTTCCAGGCCGTGTTCAGTTGGGCCAACGTGCCGATGGACCTGATCAAGAACGCCGTCGACGCGCTGGGCCACTGGGTCGGCAACGCACTGCCGGACGGCCCGCTGCGCGGCCTGATCGTCGACGGCGTGTTCGGCGGCGCGGGCAGCGTCCTCGTGTACCTGCCGCAGATCCTGATCCTGTTCTTCTTCATCCTCGTGCTGGAGGATTGCGGCTACCTGCCGCGCGCCGCGTTCCTGCTCGACCGCATGATGGGCGGCGTGGGCCTGTCCGGCCGGGCGTTCATTCCGCTGCTGTCGTCGTTCGCCTGCGCGATCCCGGGCGTGATGGCCGCGCGCACGATCCAGAACCCGCGCGACCGCCTTGTGACCATCATGATCGCGCCCTTGATGACGTGTTCCGCGCGCCTGCCCGTGTACGCGCTCGTCATCGCCGCGTTCATCCCGCACCGCGAACTGGGCGGCGGCATCAACCTGCAAGGCCTCGTGCTGTTCCTGCTGTACGCGGCGGGCATCGTCAGCGCGATGGGCGTCGCGTACTTCTTCAAGCGCACCGTCGGCGCCAAGGGCCACCAGCCGCTGATGCTGGAACTGCCCGCCTACCACTGGCCGCACCTGCACAACCTGGTGCTGGGCCTGTGGGAGCGCGCGCGTATTTTCGTCACGCGTGTCGGCACCGTGATCCTCACCTTGATGATCCTCGTCTGGTTCCTGTCCAGCTTCCCGGGCGCACCGGAAGGCGCGACGCATCCGCCGATCTACTACAGCATCGCCGGCATGCTGGGCCGCGCCTTGGCCGTCGTGTTCGAGCCGATCGGCTTCGGCTGGCAGATCTGCATCGCGCTCGTGCCGGGCATGGCGGCGCGCGAAGTGGCCGTCGGCGCGCTCGGCACGGTGTACGCGCTGTCGACGACGGGCGACGACGTGGCCAGCTCGCTGACCCCGATCATCGCCGCCTCGTGGACCCTGCCGACGGCGCTGTCGCTGCTGGCCTGGTACGTGTTCGCGCCGCAGTGCCTGTCGACCCTGTCCGTCGTGCGTCGCGAGACGGGCAGCGTGCGCTACGCGCTGCTGATGGCCGGCTATATGTTCGCGCTCGCGTACACGGCCTCGTTCCTGACCTTCCACATCGCACGGGCCGTGCTGGGGAGCTGA
- a CDS encoding PfkB family carbohydrate kinase, whose amino-acid sequence MMTARISTIVFGEVLVDEAPAGHAVGGAPFNVARHLAAFMAPPLMITRIGDDRNGAAVRAEFERFVIPESGLQIDPMEETGRAVAERSQRFTLLPRQAYDFIDPQRAAASVAGGDHDLLYFGTLVQREERSRLALAAVLENTRAKRFLDLNLRPGHATEAIVTKSLTAADVVKVNEEELQALFQWYFQIGPNDAALSTEEVHAACRALMDRFSLEALIVTLAHRGSVYFGADGSYIATRDNPVPPFVIDTTGAGDAFAAIFLLGCARGWPLELALSRANEFAGAICAVTGAVPNDIGFYDKWVARWR is encoded by the coding sequence ATGATGACGGCGCGCATCTCGACCATCGTCTTCGGCGAAGTGCTCGTCGACGAGGCCCCGGCCGGGCATGCCGTCGGCGGCGCCCCGTTCAACGTGGCGCGCCACCTGGCCGCCTTCATGGCCCCGCCCCTGATGATCACGCGCATCGGCGACGACCGCAACGGCGCGGCCGTGCGGGCCGAGTTCGAGCGCTTCGTGATCCCGGAATCGGGCCTGCAGATCGACCCGATGGAAGAGACGGGCCGCGCCGTCGCGGAACGTTCGCAGCGCTTCACGCTGCTGCCGCGCCAGGCCTACGATTTCATCGACCCGCAACGCGCCGCCGCGAGCGTCGCCGGCGGCGATCACGACCTGCTGTATTTCGGCACGCTGGTCCAGCGCGAGGAACGCTCGCGCCTGGCGCTGGCGGCCGTGCTGGAAAACACGCGGGCCAAACGCTTCCTCGACCTGAACCTGCGTCCCGGCCACGCGACCGAAGCCATCGTCACGAAATCGCTGACGGCGGCCGACGTCGTCAAGGTCAACGAAGAGGAGTTGCAGGCGCTGTTCCAGTGGTATTTCCAGATCGGCCCGAACGATGCGGCACTGTCGACGGAAGAAGTGCACGCGGCCTGCCGCGCGCTGATGGACCGTTTTTCGCTGGAAGCGCTGATCGTGACGCTGGCCCACCGCGGTTCCGTGTACTTCGGCGCCGACGGCAGCTATATCGCCACGCGCGACAATCCGGTGCCGCCGTTCGTGATCGACACGACGGGCGCCGGCGACGCCTTCGCCGCCATCTTCCTGCTGGGCTGCGCGCGCGGCTGGCCGCTGGAACTGGCGCTTTCTCGCGCCAACGAGTTCGCCGGCGCGATCTGCGCCGTCACGGGGGCCGTGCCGAACGATATCGGCTTCTACGACAAGTGGGTGGCGCGCTGGCGCTAG
- the bfr gene encoding bacterioferritin yields the protein MKGDPNIIRLLNAQLTNELTAVNQYFLHARMYRHWGFEKLGKKEYDESIGEMKHADRLIDRILMLDGLPNLQALHKLLIGESTQEMLECDLKLERAAQVTVKEGIAAAEIAHDYVSRDLLLEILEDTEEHIEWLETQLDLIVKVGIQNYLQSQMGE from the coding sequence ATGAAGGGCGATCCCAACATCATCCGGCTGCTCAACGCGCAGCTGACCAACGAGCTCACCGCCGTCAACCAGTACTTCCTGCATGCGCGCATGTACAGGCACTGGGGCTTCGAGAAGCTGGGCAAGAAGGAATACGACGAATCGATCGGCGAGATGAAGCACGCCGACCGCCTGATCGACCGCATCCTGATGCTGGACGGCCTGCCCAACCTGCAAGCCCTGCATAAGCTCTTGATCGGCGAATCGACGCAGGAAATGCTCGAATGCGACCTCAAGCTGGAACGCGCGGCCCAGGTCACGGTCAAGGAAGGCATCGCCGCCGCCGAGATCGCGCACGATTACGTGTCGCGCGACCTGCTGCTGGAGATTCTCGAAGACACCGAGGAACACATCGAGTGGTTGGAAACCCAGCTCGACCTCATCGTCAAGGTGGGCATCCAGAATTATCTGCAGAGCCAGATGGGCGAGTAG